The following are encoded in a window of Rissa tridactyla isolate bRisTri1 chromosome 15, bRisTri1.patW.cur.20221130, whole genome shotgun sequence genomic DNA:
- the LLGL2 gene encoding LLGL scribble cell polarity complex component 2 isoform X3, with protein sequence MRRFLRPGHDPVRERLKRDLFQFNKTVEHGFPHQPSALGYSPFLRLMAIGTRSGAIKLYGAPGVEFMGLHEENNTVMQIHFIPDQCQLVTLLDDNSLHLWSLKQHSGASELREEHRFTLKGPPGSPPSATQITAVLPHSSREVLYLGTESGNIFVVELPSFRVLEDRTITSEAVLQRVPEDYCNRRSCELVEALREHPKNPDQILIGYSRGLIVLWDLQNNKVTHHFLGSQQLENLYWQRDGSKFISCHYDGSYTQWPVSSDNRQPEPLENLVPYGPFPCKAISKIYWQTTKNGLPYIIFQGGMPRASYGDRHSISVVHGSQQTAFDFTSRVIDFFIIFSSEPTAEFDDPSAMVVLAEEELVVIDLKTAGWPAVHPPYLASLHCSAITCSHHVSNIPLKLWERIISAGSKQNIHYSNMPWPIDGGTNVAPDPPQRDLLLTGHEDGTVRFWDASGVCLHLLYKLSTVRVFLTDADPNDNMNTLGEDEWPPLRKVGTFDPYSDDPRLGIQKIYLCKYSGYLAVAGTAGQVLVMELNDEDAEHVVDHAEADLLQDQEGYRWKGHEKLKTRDGPVRFEAGFQPFVLVQCQPPAVVTSLALHSEWKLVAFGTSHGFGLFDHQQKRLVFVKCTLHPSDQLALEGPLSRVKSLKKSLRQSFRRIRRSRVSSRKRRGGSGNASEVQEANAKFDQDALQEMELAPVQRKIEARSAEDSFTGFVRTLYFADTFLRDSSRHCPSLWAGTNGGTVYAFCLRVPPAERRMDEPVRAEQAKEIQLMHRAPVVGILVLDGRSTPLPEPLEVAHDLSKSPDMQGSHQLLVVSEEQFKVFTLPKVSSKLKLKLTALEGCRVRKVTVANFGSCKTDDYSENDLAVLTNLGDIQIISLPFLKLQIRYPCIRKEDVSGIASCVFTKYGQGFYLISPSEFERFSLSTKWLVEPRCIVDMPEVTSNNHMHNKSGIENAARKSRGSGRSSGDYGEDEVLKEIQSTLEGGRGSYAERNLARNPLGHGLSNGGAD encoded by the exons ATGAGAAGGTTCTTAAGACCCGGACATGATCCAGTGAGAGAGAGGCTTAAACGCGACCTTTTCCAGTTTAACAAG ACTGTGGAACATGGATTTCCTCATCAACCCAGTGCACTGGGCTATAGCCCATTTCTCCGCCTTATGGCCATTGGAACACGATCAGGAGCCATCAAACT ATATGGTGCTCCTGGGGTGGAGTTCATGGGTTTACATGAAGAAAACAATACTGTAATGCAGATTCACTTTATACCTGATCAG tGCCAGCTGGTGACATTGCTAGATGATAACAGCTTGCATCTCTGGAGTTTGAAGCAGCACAGTGGAGCATCTGAGCTGCGGGAGGAGCACCGCTTCACATTGAAAGGGCCACCTGG GTCACCACCGAGTGCCACGCAGATAACAGCTGTCCTTCCCCATTCCTCACGGGAAGTCCTGTATCTTGGCACAGAGAGTGGCAACATCTTTGTAGTGGAGCTTCCATCATTCAGAGTGCTAGAGGACAGGACCATAACCTCTGAGGCTGTGCTGCAGCG GGTACCGGAAGATTATTGTAACAGGCGATCATGTGAACTGGTGGAAGCTCTTCGGGAACATCCTAAGAACCCTGACCAGATCCTAATTGGATATAGCAGGGGCTTGATTGTCCTCTGGGACCTGCAGAATAACAAAGTGACACACCATTTCCTGGGCAGCCAG CAACTGGAGAACCTCTACTGGCAGAGGGATGGCAGTAAATTCATTAGTTGTCACTACGATGGAAGTTACACCCAGTGGCCAGTATCCAGCGACAACAGGCAGCCTGAGCCTCTGGAAAACCTTGTGCCTTATG GTCCTTTTCCTTGCAAGGCCATCTCCAAGATCTATTGGCAGACAACGAAAAATGG GCTTCCTTACATTATATTCCAAGGAGGGATGCCCCGGGCTAGCTATGGTGACCGGCACAGTATCTCTGTTGTCCATGGCAGTCAGCAAACAGCCTTTGACTTCACATCACGGGTGATAGACTTCTTTATAATCTTCAGTTCAGAGCCTACTGCAG AGTTTGATGACCCTTCTGCTATGGTGGTGCTGGCAGAAGAAGAGCTGGTAGTTATAGACTTGAAAACTGCAGGCTGGCCAGCAGTCCATCCTCCGTACCTGGCTTCTCTCCATTGCTCAGCCATCACCTGCTCGCACCATGTCTCCAACATCCCACTGAAACTGTGGGAGAGGATTATCAGTGCTGGGAGCAAGCAGAACATTCACTACTCGAATATG CCATGGCCGATTGATGGTGGCACGAATGTAGCTCCAGATCCTCCGCAGAGGGACTTGCTTCTAACAGG GCATGAAGATGGCACTGTGCGGTTTTGGGATGCATCTGGTGTCTGCTTACATCTCCTTTATAAGCTAAGCACAGTGAGAGTATTTCTCACAGATGCTGATCCCAATGACAATATGAACACCCTGGGTGAGGACGAATGGCCTCCACTTCGCAAA GTTGGTACCTTCGACCCTTACAGTGATGATCCTAGACTTGGGATCCAGAAGATCTACCTGTGTAAATACAGTGGGTACTTGGCTGTAGCTGGTACAGCAGGACAG GTACTGGTGATGGAACTGAATGACGAAGATGCAGAACATGTTGTGGACCATGCTGAAGCAGATCTCCTGCAGGACCAAGAGGGCTATCGATGGAAAGGTCACGAGAAACTAAAGACTCGAGATGGACCTGTTCGATTTGAAGCTGGTTTTCAGCCGTTTGTCCTTGTCCAATGTCAGCCACCAGCTGTGGTCACCTCATTGGCCCTTCACTCTGAATGGAAGCTTGTGGCCTTTGGTACTAGTCATGGTTTTGGGCTTTTTGATCACCAGCAGAAACGACTGGTCTTTGTCAA GTGTACACTGCATCCCAGTGACCAACTGGCCTTAGAAGGCCCACTGTCTCGGGTGAAATCCTTGAAGAAGTCCCTCCGTCAATCATTCAGGCGGATCAGAAGAAGCCGGGTGTCTAGTAGGAAGCGACGAGGAGGTAGTGGAAATGCCTCAGAG GTGCAAGAAGCAAATGCCAAATTTGACCAAGACGCATTGCAGGAAATGGAACTGGCTCCAGTCCAGCGGAAGATTGAAGCCCGGTCTGCAGAAGACTCTTTCACTGGCTTTGTGCGCACCTTATATTTTGCTGATACCTTCTTGAGAGACA GCTCGCGCCACTGCCCGTCCTTGTGGGCAGGCACCAATGGAGGTACAGTCTACGCCTTCTGTTTACGTGTTCCTCCAGCAGAGAGGAGGATGGATGAACCTGTCAGGGCAGAGCAGG CCAAAGAGATTCAGCTGATGCACAGGGCTCCTGTTGTGGGTATACTTGTCTTGGATGGACGCAGCACTCCCCTCCCAGAACCCCTAGAAGTAGCACATGACCTTTCTAAGAGTCCTGATATGCAAGGCAGCCATCAACTGCTGGTGGTTTCTGAAGAGCAATTTAAG GTATTCACATTACCCAAGGTTAGCTCCAAACTGAAGCTCAAGCTGACGGCCCTGGAAGGCTGTAGGGTACGAAAGGTGACGGTTGCGAACTTTGGCAGCTGCAAGACTGACGATTATAGTGAAAATGACCTGGCTGTCCTGACTAACCTGGGAGACATTCAGATCATCTCGCTGCCCTTCCTCAAGTTACAGATCCGTTACCCTTGCATCCGCAAAGAAGATGTGAGCGGCATTGCATCCTGCGTCTTCACCAAATATGGCCAAG GTTTCTATCTGATCTCGCCATCGGAGTTTGAGAGGTTTTCCCTTTCTACCAAATGGTTAGTGGAGCCCCGGTGCATTGTGGACATGCCCGAAGTTACAAGCAACAATCATATGCACAACAAGTCTGGCATAGAGAATGCTGCAAGAAAATCCAG gGGATCAGGAAGGAGTTCAGGAGACTATGGAGAAGATG
- the LLGL2 gene encoding LLGL scribble cell polarity complex component 2 isoform X4: protein MRRFLRPGHDPVRERLKRDLFQFNKTVEHGFPHQPSALGYSPFLRLMAIGTRSGAIKLYGAPGVEFMGLHEENNTVMQIHFIPDQCQLVTLLDDNSLHLWSLKQHSGASELREEHRFTLKGPPGSPPSATQITAVLPHSSREVLYLGTESGNIFVVELPSFRVLEDRTITSEAVLQRVPEDYCNRRSCELVEALREHPKNPDQILIGYSRGLIVLWDLQNNKVTHHFLGSQQLENLYWQRDGSKFISCHYDGSYTQWPVSSDNRQPEPLENLVPYGPFPCKAISKIYWQTTKNGLPYIIFQGGMPRASYGDRHSISVVHGSQQTAFDFTSRVIDFFIIFSSEPTAEFDDPSAMVVLAEEELVVIDLKTAGWPAVHPPYLASLHCSAITCSHHVSNIPLKLWERIISAGSKQNIHYSNMALTS, encoded by the exons ATGAGAAGGTTCTTAAGACCCGGACATGATCCAGTGAGAGAGAGGCTTAAACGCGACCTTTTCCAGTTTAACAAG ACTGTGGAACATGGATTTCCTCATCAACCCAGTGCACTGGGCTATAGCCCATTTCTCCGCCTTATGGCCATTGGAACACGATCAGGAGCCATCAAACT ATATGGTGCTCCTGGGGTGGAGTTCATGGGTTTACATGAAGAAAACAATACTGTAATGCAGATTCACTTTATACCTGATCAG tGCCAGCTGGTGACATTGCTAGATGATAACAGCTTGCATCTCTGGAGTTTGAAGCAGCACAGTGGAGCATCTGAGCTGCGGGAGGAGCACCGCTTCACATTGAAAGGGCCACCTGG GTCACCACCGAGTGCCACGCAGATAACAGCTGTCCTTCCCCATTCCTCACGGGAAGTCCTGTATCTTGGCACAGAGAGTGGCAACATCTTTGTAGTGGAGCTTCCATCATTCAGAGTGCTAGAGGACAGGACCATAACCTCTGAGGCTGTGCTGCAGCG GGTACCGGAAGATTATTGTAACAGGCGATCATGTGAACTGGTGGAAGCTCTTCGGGAACATCCTAAGAACCCTGACCAGATCCTAATTGGATATAGCAGGGGCTTGATTGTCCTCTGGGACCTGCAGAATAACAAAGTGACACACCATTTCCTGGGCAGCCAG CAACTGGAGAACCTCTACTGGCAGAGGGATGGCAGTAAATTCATTAGTTGTCACTACGATGGAAGTTACACCCAGTGGCCAGTATCCAGCGACAACAGGCAGCCTGAGCCTCTGGAAAACCTTGTGCCTTATG GTCCTTTTCCTTGCAAGGCCATCTCCAAGATCTATTGGCAGACAACGAAAAATGG GCTTCCTTACATTATATTCCAAGGAGGGATGCCCCGGGCTAGCTATGGTGACCGGCACAGTATCTCTGTTGTCCATGGCAGTCAGCAAACAGCCTTTGACTTCACATCACGGGTGATAGACTTCTTTATAATCTTCAGTTCAGAGCCTACTGCAG AGTTTGATGACCCTTCTGCTATGGTGGTGCTGGCAGAAGAAGAGCTGGTAGTTATAGACTTGAAAACTGCAGGCTGGCCAGCAGTCCATCCTCCGTACCTGGCTTCTCTCCATTGCTCAGCCATCACCTGCTCGCACCATGTCTCCAACATCCCACTGAAACTGTGGGAGAGGATTATCAGTGCTGGGAGCAAGCAGAACATTCACTACTCGAATATG gccttGACAAGCTAG